One window of the Lodderomyces elongisporus chromosome 6, complete sequence genome contains the following:
- a CDS encoding uncharacterized protein (BUSCO:EOG09265B1X), translated as MDPFNEVKDEAESTIKQLESIIAKRSSSNQPPSLEQIQDFENNLQEMRELQEDFRGTLEMSSAEPERFNLTPSDIRQRQNIINNFEKRISQLEQKWEKSKQRDPTREVTTMSNRISQDGENPFAAAATDFEDLDSGAAMTNYQQQEMIEEQDNQLDDIHKTMMNLNQQAAMMGDELEDQAFMLDELDYELDHTGNKLQRGMKRLNVFIERNKETASNWCIGILVVALVLLLVLLIVA; from the coding sequence ATGGATCCATTTAATGAAGTGAAAGATGAGGCAGAGAGCACCATCAAGCAATTGGAATCAATCATTGCAAAACGCCTGCTGCTGAACCAACCTCCATCATTGGAACAAATACAGGACTTTGAAAACAATCTTCAAGAAATGCGTGAGCTACAAGAGGACTTCAGAGGCACTTTGGAAATGAGCTCAGCTGAACCAGAAAGGTTCAATCTCACGCCCCTGGATATACGTCAACGACAGAATATaatcaacaattttgaGAAACGAATATCCCAACTTGAAcaaaaatgggaaaagaGTAAGCAACGTGACCCAACACGCGAAGTCACAACCATGTCTAATCGAATAAGCCAAGATGGAGAAAACCCGTTTGCTGCCGCAGCTACCGACTTTGAGGATTTAGACTCGGGTGCGGCCATGACAAACTACCAGCAACAGGAAATGATTGAGGAACAAGACAATCAATTGGATGATATACATAAAACTATGATGAACTTGAACCAGCAGGCTGCAATGATGGGCGATGAATTGGAAGATCAAGCATTTATGCTCGATGAGTTGGATTATGAATTGGACCATACCGGAAACAAGCTACAAAGGGGAATGAAGAGATTGAATGTGTTTATCGAGcgaaataaagaaactgCAAGTAATTGGTGCATTGGGATATTGGTGGTGGCATTGGTGTTATTGCTTGTCTTGCTTATTGTAGcataa